The following coding sequences lie in one Spodoptera frugiperda isolate SF20-4 chromosome 24, AGI-APGP_CSIRO_Sfru_2.0, whole genome shotgun sequence genomic window:
- the LOC118278370 gene encoding putative uncharacterized protein DDB_G0282133: MSHSNVINEKKKALLAYKEKIQDEIKYYEKTIDEFRVNHKNNSFYDDSDSSDSEDEFPFAVDTGPSVSELKLKQALLKTCLHATQELTSLTVLQSEVELLVEEPKIEGEPPITEPGVWKEVTAECNIDLVPFTITFYMHTPSYKFAPTSYRGLRVVPVKGSHELELSKSVLHSLKLPSDAVEVLRSYADGYRSRRTTLARLANKYASSLFMEPHPEGGFILKCAGLLEVSWRLENKWSPVAPFHHKMKFDLEYMDESYIKTITQAHKQLLDPSIQTDERTLLLAKIIATCLEARGPVVDSDLESKTTERDSEMEKRDSEVMAPPKSLPKKGKQKIKDGNPVKRDLGEENVDNLAKRVKTDSQGDVAKKASIDNAKTAKVSDVVTEGSKKRKIVDVNKVGSAKIGADDDQTIDNDGKKRKVIDDKATSAKNTKESVVNKEINAKTKNVKDTDGVNAKNNNVDTKITNTNAKTNKNAKDTVVNEGAVTKTKNVKDSSDNKTKNKNVKDAENIEDGIKTKTVKEIDGSKAKNTNDKTKNTKTKDNEHNKLDNAKKSAVNEKNDKETDSNKAKSTNLHAKNKNAKDFHNKEDGNAKNIAIEAKEANTKSKTKAVKEITASIDTNANTKPKTKEISTTDPKTAKTKVKNLNVKDTDTNNLKKDNITKNTEVELKKNFKTKNVDAKNDEKQELNKITDHFDKKKPKNTTDVKNKENVNANRKTVTNNEALNTKNVEQNTKNDTKTTKTAEKPTKNDLKHKNNDIQEKKMKNANPIKSNVQKTATTVENNNRPITKTIEKQQKPEKLISKTKSNNILTATAKNATNFNTKDRISNIKDITTEKTAKKSISGTNNTIKSNRHSLASNKITKPLASHRKSLKNPLPAGNTNILKASNIESGKISKIPQKKFSPVSEGSSKNNMLRISPRINPLKLKMLPQDTKQKMIKTTSIPRLLKKPAPKV, translated from the exons CTCAGACTCCGAAGACGAGTTCCCCTTCGCAGTGGACACGGGTCCGTCAGTGAGTGAGCTGAAACTGAAGCAGGCATTACTGAAGACTTGTCTCCATGCCACTCAGGAGCTGACCAGTTTGACTGTCTTGCAGTCTGAAGTGGAACTGCTGGTAGAGGAGCCGAAGATTGAAGG TGAGCCACCGATAACAGAGCCTGGCGTGTGGAAGGAGGTGACTGCGGAGTGCAATATAGACCTCGTTCCATTCACCATCACTTTCTACATGCATACTCCT agCTACAAATTCGCTCCGACCTCATACCGTGGTCTCCGAGTGGTCCCAGTGAAGGGATCACATGAGCTGGAGCTCTCCAAGTCCGTGCTGCACAGTCTGAAGCTGCCCAGTGATGCTGTGGAG GTCCTACGAAGTTACGCTGATGGATACCGCTCCCGTCGCACGACGCTCGCTCGCTTGGCTAACAAATACGCTAGTTCACTATTTATGGAGCCTCAT CCTGAAGGCGGCTTCATCCTGAAATGCGCCGGTCTGCTAGAAGTATCTTGGAGGCTGGAGAACAAATGGTCGCCGGTCGCACCGTTCCACCATAAAATGAAGTTTGATTTGGAGTATATGG ACGAAtcctacataaaaacaataacgcAAGCTCACAAACAACTCCTCGACCCATCCATACAAACAGACGAACGAACTTTATTACTAGCTAAAATCATAGCCACATGTCTAGAGGCGAGAGGACCAGTAGTAGACTCCGATCTCGAAAGTAAAACGACAGAGAGAGACAGCGAAATGGAGAAAAGAGACAGCGAAGTTATGGCGCCACCTAAATCCTTACCTAAGAAGGGTAAACAGAAAATCAAAGATGGGAATCCTGTTAAAAGAGATTTGGGTGAAGAAAATGTAGATAATTTAGCTAAAAGGGTGAAAACTGATAGCCAAGGTGATGTAGCAAAGAAAGCGTCGATAGATAATGCTAAGACAGCTAAAGTATCTGATGTGGTGACAGAAGgaagtaaaaaaagaaagattgtTGATGTTAATAAAGTTGGAAGTGCTAAAATAGGTGCTGATGATGATCAGACTATTGATAATGATGGTAAAAAGCGAAAAGTCATTGATGATAAAGCTACAAGTGctaaaaatactaaagaaaGTGTTGTTAATAAGGAAATTAATGCTAAAACTAAGAATGTTAAAGACACTGATGGTGTTAatgctaaaaataataatgtagacACTAAAATTACTAATACTAAtgctaaaactaataaaaacgcGAAGGATACAGTTGTAAATGAAGGTGCggtaactaaaactaaaaatgtaaaagattcaagtgacaataaaactaaaaataagaatGTAAAAGATGCAGAAAATATTGAAGATGGTATTAAAACGAAAACTGTTAAAGAAATTGATGGTAGTAAGGCTAAAAATACTAATGATAAGACTAAAAACACTAAAACTAAAGACAATGAACATAATAAACTCGATAACGCTAAGAAAAGTGCTGTTAATGAGAAAAATGATAAGGAAACAGACAGCAATAAAGCTAAATCAACAAATTTacatgcaaaaaataaaaacgctaAAGATTTTCATAATAAAGAAGACGGGAATGCAAAAAATATCGCTATAGAAGCTAAAGAAGCCAATACAAAGTCGAAAACTAAAGCTGTGAAAGAAATAACAGCTAGTATCGATACTAATGCTAACACTAAAcctaaaactaaagaaataagtaCTACAGACCCAAAAACAGCTAAAAccaaagttaaaaatctaaacGTTAAAGATACAGACactaataacttaaaaaaagataatataactaaaaatactgaagttgaactaaaaaaaaacttcaaaactaaaaatgttGATGCAAAAAATGATGAGAAACaagaattgaataaaattactgaTCATTTTGACAAGAAAAAGCCTAAAAATACAACtgatgttaaaaataaagagaatGTCAATGCAAATAGGAAAACTGTAACTAACAATGAAGCATTAAATACTAAAAACGttgaacaaaatacaaaaaatgacACGAAAACTACTAAAACCGCTGAGAAACCCACAAAAAatgacttaaaacacaaaaataatgacatacaagagaaaaaaatgaaaaatgctAATCCAATCAAGAGTAATGTACAAAAAACTGCTACTACAGTTGAAAATAACAACAGACCTATTACAAAAACCATTGAAAAGCAACAAAAACCTGaaaaacttatttcaaaaactaaatcaaataatatattaaccGCTACAGCGAAAAACGCTACAAATTTTAACACAAAAGACAGAATTTCAAACATCAAAGACATTACTACTGAGAAAACTGCAAAGAAATCGATTTCAGGAacaaataatactattaaaagtAACAGACATAGTCTTGCCagtaacaaaataactaaaccTTTAGCATCGCACaggaaaagtttaaaaaatcccCTACCAGCTGGcaacactaatattttaaaagctagCAACATTGAAAGTGGGAAGATTTCTAAAATACCTCAGAAGAAATTCTCGCCGGTCAGTGAAGGATCTTCAAAGAATAATATGTTAAGGATAAGCCCTA gaATAAATCCATTGAAACTCAAGATGTTACCTCAAGATACCAAACAGAAAATGATTAAAACTACCAGTATACCAC ggtTATTAAAGAAACCGGCGCCAAAAGTGTAA